From Virgibacillus ihumii, the proteins below share one genomic window:
- a CDS encoding TVP38/TMEM64 family protein has translation MAHLKRTLIHYQKPIVKFTSILGVILLIGIAFFILKSGFFSNPDRVQGWIEEFGSIAPLAFLGLTFVQVVIPVLPGNVSTVVGVMLFGIGLGSFLNILGIFIGSLANFWLARRFGRGFASYFVKEETYNKYIGWVNKGKRFERFLWISMIFPGFPDDFICLIAGLSKMTLKKFIFYFLLCKPVTLFFYTLVPIYGMQYLYDMFQSF, from the coding sequence ATGGCTCATCTCAAGAGAACACTCATTCATTATCAAAAGCCGATTGTAAAATTCACAAGTATTTTAGGTGTTATCCTGTTAATTGGAATCGCTTTTTTTATTTTGAAAAGTGGGTTTTTCAGTAATCCCGACCGTGTCCAGGGTTGGATTGAAGAATTCGGCAGCATAGCCCCTTTGGCATTTCTGGGACTGACATTCGTTCAGGTTGTAATTCCGGTCCTTCCCGGAAATGTTTCGACAGTGGTGGGTGTGATGCTGTTCGGAATTGGACTGGGCTCCTTTCTGAATATACTTGGTATTTTTATCGGTTCACTGGCAAATTTTTGGTTGGCACGACGATTTGGCCGTGGATTTGCAAGTTATTTTGTCAAAGAGGAAACGTATAATAAATATATCGGCTGGGTGAACAAAGGAAAACGATTCGAACGGTTCTTATGGATTTCCATGATTTTTCCTGGGTTCCCGGATGACTTTATTTGTCTTATTGCCGGTCTTAGTAAAATGACATTGAAAAAGTTTATATTTTATTTTTTACTTTGCAAGCCGGTTACCTTGTTTTTCTACACGCTAGTGCCAATCTATGGCATGCAATATCTATATGATATGTTTCAATCATTTTAA
- a CDS encoding cell wall hydrolase: MPFIKYTSSDVALMARMMRAEAVGEGNLGMLFVGNVIVNRAKVDCLDFTDLRSVREVIFQVQGGNYSFEAVQKGSLFYRRARSHEKKLARKNLNFWRQHPAKFALWYFNPYGPCPPTWYGEPFSGQYKNHCYYEPAAGTCPSVY; the protein is encoded by the coding sequence ATGCCATTCATTAAATACACAAGTTCTGACGTTGCCTTAATGGCAAGAATGATGAGGGCTGAAGCGGTAGGGGAAGGAAACCTGGGAATGTTGTTTGTCGGAAATGTAATTGTTAATCGTGCTAAAGTGGACTGTTTGGATTTTACTGATTTAAGATCAGTTCGGGAAGTTATTTTTCAGGTTCAAGGAGGAAATTATTCGTTTGAAGCTGTCCAGAAAGGCAGTTTATTTTATCGAAGAGCCAGGTCACATGAAAAGAAATTAGCAAGGAAGAATTTAAATTTTTGGAGGCAGCATCCTGCAAAATTTGCCCTTTGGTATTTCAATCCATATGGTCCGTGTCCACCTACATGGTACGGTGAACCCTTTTCCGGTCAATATAAAAATCATTGTTATTATGAACCGGCAGCCGGAACATGCCCAAGTGTCTACTGA
- a CDS encoding ABC transporter ATP-binding protein: MLIEMNDVSLIQNQKSIIQHMNWKVEDGQHWAILGLNGAGKTTLLNLVCGYLFPTKGSMNVLGKQFGKYPLNDLRKEIGWVSTSLLEKMKYHEDSTGLQIVLSGKFATIGLYDTPTDADVEKATKIMDQTGIQKLRNQSYLDMSQGEKQRILIARAFMASPKMLILDEPCAGLDFLSKEQLLKTIEQMAAQNRTTLIYVTHHVDEILPVFSHTMLLKEGSVFSAGRTENQLTSERMSQFSGSSVHISEKNNRYMLNIPENAI, encoded by the coding sequence ATGTTAATCGAAATGAACGATGTAAGTCTTATTCAAAATCAAAAATCAATTATTCAACACATGAACTGGAAGGTGGAGGATGGACAGCATTGGGCAATTCTCGGATTAAACGGTGCCGGCAAAACGACGCTGCTGAATCTGGTATGCGGGTATCTTTTTCCGACTAAAGGGAGCATGAACGTGCTTGGAAAGCAATTTGGAAAGTATCCGCTAAATGATTTAAGAAAGGAAATAGGCTGGGTCAGTACTTCTTTACTAGAAAAAATGAAGTATCATGAGGACTCAACCGGCCTCCAGATTGTTTTGAGCGGTAAATTTGCAACCATCGGATTATATGACACACCAACAGACGCGGATGTGGAAAAGGCGACAAAAATAATGGATCAAACGGGCATTCAAAAGTTGCGTAACCAGTCCTATCTGGATATGTCACAGGGAGAAAAGCAACGAATATTAATCGCAAGAGCATTCATGGCTTCACCAAAAATGTTGATATTGGATGAACCATGTGCCGGTTTGGATTTCCTTTCAAAAGAACAGCTGCTCAAAACGATTGAGCAAATGGCAGCTCAAAATAGAACAACACTTATTTATGTCACCCATCATGTTGATGAAATACTGCCTGTTTTTTCACACACTATGCTGCTGAAAGAGGGAAGTGTCTTCTCAGCGGGAAGGACCGAAAACCAGCTTACCTCCGAAAGAATGTCACAATTTTCCGGTTCTTCGGTACATATCAGTGAAAAAAACAATCGTTATATGCTTAACATCCCTGAAAATGCGATATGA
- a CDS encoding thiol-disulfide oxidoreductase DCC family protein: MNKHIVFFDAECPLCRTVKAVLKRLDWFDTIFWHPVQEVSESIKTRVNEYKNMYDEIYMFTVDKQVLTGFNTIRKILSLLPATIPLALLCYIPFVKKIGDPAYRFVSIHRYKWFGRVPYKKS, from the coding sequence TTGAATAAACATATTGTGTTTTTTGATGCTGAATGCCCTTTGTGCCGAACAGTGAAGGCAGTGCTAAAGAGACTGGACTGGTTTGACACTATTTTTTGGCATCCTGTCCAGGAAGTGAGTGAATCAATAAAAACAAGAGTCAATGAATATAAAAATATGTATGATGAAATCTATATGTTTACGGTGGACAAACAGGTGCTGACAGGATTTAATACGATACGAAAGATTCTCTCTTTACTGCCTGCCACCATTCCATTGGCATTATTGTGCTATATTCCGTTTGTCAAAAAGATTGGTGATCCTGCGTACCGCTTTGTTTCAATTCACCGTTATAAATGGTTTGGAAGAGTGCCGTATAAAAAGTCGTGA
- a CDS encoding PAS domain S-box protein — protein MQTTFNLENPSLFIHAFEHASIGMAIVALDGTPLKVNHSLCDILGYHETELLSVKFKDITHPDDIESNLSFMYEDFKGSRKSHHMEKRLIHKKGYQVWVLLSVSLIRDSNNHPSYFISQVQDITDWKLAEEKVIEGEKRYESLIEESPYAIIIFSNDGECIFVNTTGVKLLGAKNKDEVIGINCNEIIAPKDWGWFRESLERTKNGKVMNEIDGEIMGVTGEVIDVQVRLLPAYHEGDQSVLVVMKDANKKKKTEELMVKFEKLTVAGQLAAGIAHEVRNPLTAIKGFLQIMESNGTGNKEYAEVIFSELNRIEELLGELLVLARPQGAKFSERDLKILIEQVISLIESQAKLNNIKIEKSIESDIPYINCDGNQLKQVFINLLKNAIEAMSNGGTISVTLKKYNADTIVVRIEDQGYGIPDHLLRKIGEPFFSTKEDGTGLGIMICEQIIENHKGFMEIDSSFEGTVVDVHLPLAKAL, from the coding sequence ATGCAAACAACTTTTAATTTGGAGAACCCTTCATTATTTATTCATGCTTTTGAGCATGCTTCAATTGGCATGGCTATCGTAGCACTCGATGGAACCCCGTTAAAAGTGAATCATTCATTATGTGATATTCTTGGTTACCATGAAACAGAATTGCTTTCGGTTAAATTTAAAGACATTACACATCCGGATGACATTGAAAGTAATTTATCCTTCATGTATGAAGATTTTAAAGGAAGCAGAAAATCCCACCATATGGAAAAACGTTTAATACATAAGAAAGGCTACCAAGTTTGGGTGCTGCTTAGCGTATCTTTGATAAGGGATTCTAATAATCATCCCTCGTATTTTATTAGCCAGGTTCAAGATATAACTGATTGGAAACTGGCTGAAGAAAAGGTGATAGAGGGTGAAAAAAGATATGAAAGTTTGATTGAGGAATCACCTTATGCAATTATCATATTTTCAAATGATGGCGAATGTATTTTTGTAAATACAACCGGGGTTAAACTCTTAGGAGCAAAAAATAAAGATGAAGTTATCGGGATCAATTGTAATGAAATTATCGCCCCAAAAGATTGGGGTTGGTTTAGAGAGTCGCTTGAAAGGACAAAAAATGGGAAAGTAATGAATGAAATAGATGGGGAGATAATGGGAGTAACTGGAGAGGTTATTGATGTACAAGTAAGATTACTTCCTGCTTACCATGAAGGTGATCAATCGGTATTGGTAGTCATGAAAGATGCAAATAAAAAGAAAAAAACAGAAGAACTTATGGTAAAGTTTGAAAAACTGACGGTTGCTGGACAATTGGCCGCTGGAATTGCCCATGAAGTTAGAAACCCGTTAACTGCAATTAAAGGATTTCTTCAGATTATGGAAAGTAACGGAACGGGTAACAAAGAATATGCGGAAGTAATTTTCTCAGAGCTAAATCGTATTGAAGAACTTTTAGGTGAACTGTTGGTACTTGCAAGACCACAAGGGGCAAAATTTTCGGAAAGAGATCTTAAGATTCTTATAGAGCAAGTCATTTCCTTAATTGAGTCACAGGCTAAACTGAATAACATTAAAATAGAGAAAAGCATCGAATCGGATATACCGTACATAAATTGTGATGGAAACCAACTTAAACAGGTGTTCATCAATCTTCTAAAAAATGCAATTGAAGCCATGTCAAATGGTGGAACGATTTCCGTCACTTTAAAAAAATATAATGCAGATACCATTGTGGTTAGAATTGAGGATCAAGGTTATGGTATACCGGATCATCTACTAAGGAAAATAGGGGAACCATTTTTTTCAACAAAGGAAGATGGAACGGGTTTGGGTATAATGATTTGTGAGCAGATAATCGAAAATCATAAAGGTTTTATGGAGATTGACAGCAGTTTTGAAGGCACGGTTGTAGATGTTCATTTACCATTAGCCAAGGCGTTGTAG
- a CDS encoding ABC transporter permease has product MSFLTLAITLIFVIIPLNLSKTLNLGLEKDTIIATVRSIIQLLAVGYLLQFVFDSENILYILLMIILMIGAATQNARKKGITIPGITWKLIVTFCFVEILTQVILLGLNVTPPTPQYIIPISGMVIGNSMVLGILFFNRFTAEMSSRQEETELILSLGGTAKQAVHIPLITSIKASTIPTIEKQKTIGLVQLPGMMSGQIIAGADPVQAVMFQLLILFLLLTTAVITSIMLGYFSYPTLFNDRIQLLEERLEHLD; this is encoded by the coding sequence TTGAGTTTTCTAACATTGGCTATCACGTTAATTTTCGTGATTATCCCACTTAATCTCTCTAAAACATTAAATCTGGGTCTGGAAAAAGATACGATTATTGCAACAGTGCGCTCCATTATCCAACTGCTTGCTGTGGGATATCTCCTGCAATTTGTCTTTGATTCAGAAAACATTCTTTATATTTTATTAATGATAATACTAATGATCGGAGCAGCTACACAAAATGCCCGGAAGAAAGGCATAACTATACCGGGAATCACATGGAAATTGATCGTGACCTTTTGTTTTGTAGAGATATTAACACAGGTTATTTTACTCGGCTTGAATGTAACGCCGCCCACCCCCCAATATATTATCCCGATCAGTGGAATGGTCATTGGTAATTCTATGGTGCTGGGAATTTTGTTTTTTAACAGGTTTACGGCGGAAATGTCTTCACGCCAGGAGGAAACGGAACTTATTTTATCGCTTGGTGGTACAGCGAAACAAGCCGTGCATATCCCGTTGATTACATCCATTAAAGCAAGCACCATTCCGACTATCGAGAAACAAAAAACAATTGGCCTGGTGCAACTTCCAGGGATGATGAGCGGGCAAATTATTGCTGGTGCCGACCCGGTTCAGGCTGTCATGTTTCAATTACTGATACTGTTTCTGCTTTTAACTACAGCGGTTATTACAAGCATCATGCTCGGCTATTTTTCGTACCCTACTTTGTTCAACGATCGTATTCAATTGCTGGAAGAACGTTTGGAGCATTTGGATTAG
- a CDS encoding Type 1 glutamine amidotransferase-like domain-containing protein encodes MVNKHLFLFGSGPPFTPGMAERFSGIIMKRKGPVSILFIEREGMDWREYMPVFTQPLKDKGVHSFNCLPLLSTSVREICESIKQSAGILIGGGDTNLYADYIADTEVAGAIKAKYEIGVPIAGFSAGALISPDRCVISPNDNTEGVLQHRMGMGLIQGVLLAVHFSQWNDEPHLKNAVRTFPNRLNFGIDEKTAIYLRDGEYIDAEGGGVYSIENGLLKRIN; translated from the coding sequence ATGGTGAATAAACATCTGTTTCTGTTTGGAAGCGGTCCGCCTTTTACGCCCGGAATGGCGGAAAGGTTTTCTGGGATTATCATGAAAAGGAAAGGTCCGGTTTCCATACTTTTTATCGAGCGGGAAGGGATGGACTGGCGTGAATATATGCCTGTTTTCACACAGCCGTTAAAGGATAAAGGAGTACACAGCTTCAATTGTTTACCGCTTCTTTCCACTTCTGTCAGAGAAATCTGTGAGTCTATTAAACAAAGCGCAGGTATTCTAATTGGCGGGGGCGATACGAATTTGTATGCGGATTATATTGCGGATACGGAAGTTGCTGGTGCAATCAAAGCGAAATATGAAATCGGTGTGCCAATTGCAGGTTTTTCCGCCGGTGCATTAATCAGTCCGGATCGATGTGTTATTTCCCCGAATGATAATACAGAAGGTGTGCTTCAACACCGGATGGGGATGGGTCTGATTCAGGGTGTGCTTCTTGCAGTCCATTTCAGCCAGTGGAATGATGAGCCTCATTTAAAAAATGCAGTTCGTACATTTCCAAACCGGTTAAATTTTGGTATTGATGAAAAAACAGCCATTTATTTGCGGGATGGAGAGTATATAGATGCGGAAGGCGGTGGTGTTTACAGTATTGAAAACGGATTACTAAAAAGAATCAATTAG
- a CDS encoding spore germination protein produces MGYKGYRKSKQPVFNEYSDNVDYMKKQMGIGESFDALHLDLHYAGRDMSMFLLDGFAKDKILNRLMTLLADLEPEQLEPDPLVKLIKTYLPYIEISTEDDLNKSLFWVLSGGAALVVDGIDKIIIIDARTYPVRSPSEPDLERVTRGPRDGFVETVVFNTALTRRRVRDPSLRMEYMSIGRRSQTDIVVSYIKDIADPETVEHLKNSLKAIDTDGLPMADKTLEEFLVGRSWNPYPTVRYTERPDTAAVHLYEGHVLVMVDGSPSVLITPATFWHHLQHAEEYRQRPIVGAYFRFVRFFAVIMSIFLTPLWFFFVENQEFLPAALGFLGPKESIAVPLILQLILVELGMDMLRMATIHTPSAMATALGLVSAVIIGQIAVAVGLFTNEVILYISFVAIGTFATPSYEFALANRIYRLFLLGVTAIFGLYGFIIGVALWVVALARLKSFNMPYLWPFIPFSFRAMRDVVLRAPMPLKNRRPTALHPEDPDRK; encoded by the coding sequence ATGGGTTACAAAGGGTATAGAAAATCGAAACAACCGGTTTTTAATGAATATTCGGATAATGTCGATTATATGAAAAAACAAATGGGCATCGGCGAGAGTTTTGATGCTCTCCACCTTGATCTGCACTATGCTGGTCGGGATATGTCGATGTTTCTACTGGACGGGTTTGCCAAGGACAAGATACTGAATAGACTGATGACTTTGCTGGCGGATCTTGAACCGGAACAACTGGAGCCGGATCCGCTGGTTAAATTAATAAAAACATACCTCCCTTATATTGAAATTTCCACGGAAGATGATTTAAACAAATCATTATTCTGGGTGTTGAGCGGCGGTGCCGCACTAGTAGTGGATGGTATCGATAAAATTATCATAATTGATGCGCGTACATATCCAGTCAGAAGTCCATCCGAGCCTGATTTGGAACGTGTAACAAGAGGACCGCGTGACGGCTTTGTGGAAACCGTTGTGTTTAATACTGCACTGACCAGAAGACGTGTTCGCGATCCGTCACTCCGAATGGAGTATATGTCAATTGGGAGACGATCACAAACTGATATTGTTGTATCGTATATTAAGGATATTGCCGATCCGGAAACTGTGGAGCATCTGAAAAATTCGTTGAAAGCGATTGATACGGACGGTCTTCCGATGGCTGACAAAACACTGGAAGAATTCTTAGTGGGTCGAAGCTGGAACCCATATCCGACGGTTCGCTATACAGAGCGCCCTGATACAGCTGCTGTGCATCTGTATGAAGGTCATGTGCTCGTGATGGTTGATGGTTCACCGAGTGTGTTGATTACTCCTGCGACATTTTGGCATCATCTTCAGCACGCTGAAGAGTACAGGCAGCGTCCGATTGTAGGCGCATATTTCCGGTTTGTCCGGTTTTTTGCCGTAATAATGTCGATTTTTTTGACACCACTCTGGTTTTTCTTTGTAGAAAACCAGGAGTTTCTGCCAGCGGCACTTGGCTTTCTCGGACCTAAAGAATCGATTGCAGTTCCATTAATCTTACAGCTTATCCTTGTGGAACTCGGAATGGACATGCTGCGAATGGCGACCATCCATACACCGTCCGCGATGGCCACGGCGCTTGGTTTGGTGTCGGCGGTCATCATTGGTCAGATCGCGGTTGCAGTAGGACTGTTCACGAATGAGGTCATTCTGTATATTTCGTTTGTGGCGATTGGAACATTTGCAACACCATCGTACGAATTTGCATTGGCAAATCGGATATATCGGCTGTTTCTGCTGGGGGTAACAGCCATATTCGGCCTGTACGGATTCATAATAGGCGTTGCGTTATGGGTGGTCGCTCTTGCACGGTTAAAATCATTTAATATGCCTTACCTGTGGCCATTTATCCCGTTTTCGTTCCGCGCCATGCGGGATGTTGTGCTGCGGGCACCAATGCCGTTAAAAAACAGACGTCCCACTGCATTGCATCCGGAAGATCCGGACCGCAAGTAA
- a CDS encoding NADPH-dependent FMN reductase yields MLNIGIILGSVRQGRNGEAVANWMYDFAADRNDDGVNYELVDLADYNLPMLGAAVPEAQQKEAEAVIQSWSEKMASFDGYIFVVPEYNHAVGGAIKNALDYLKPEVANKAAGFVGYGSLGGTRAHENLRLIFGELQVADVQTAVTFSLMTDFENFSVFKPADYHAANANGMLDQLLAWSGALKSVREKETVNKVDPIVKTLIL; encoded by the coding sequence ATGTTAAACATAGGTATTATTCTTGGAAGTGTTCGTCAGGGACGTAATGGGGAGGCAGTTGCTAACTGGATGTATGATTTTGCTGCTGATCGTAATGACGATGGCGTAAATTATGAGCTGGTGGATTTGGCTGACTATAACCTGCCAATGCTGGGAGCAGCAGTACCGGAAGCACAGCAGAAAGAAGCAGAAGCAGTAATCCAGTCATGGTCTGAAAAGATGGCTTCATTTGATGGCTATATTTTCGTTGTACCAGAATATAACCATGCAGTAGGCGGAGCGATTAAAAACGCGCTTGATTACCTTAAACCGGAAGTTGCTAATAAAGCTGCAGGTTTTGTCGGCTACGGCAGTCTGGGTGGAACGCGTGCACATGAAAATCTTCGTCTTATCTTTGGAGAACTGCAGGTTGCAGATGTTCAAACTGCAGTAACCTTCTCACTTATGACAGATTTTGAAAACTTCAGTGTGTTTAAACCTGCTGACTATCATGCAGCGAATGCCAACGGGATGCTTGATCAGTTACTTGCATGGAGCGGCGCTTTAAAGTCAGTTAGAGAAAAAGAAACAGTAAATAAAGTGGACCCCATTGTCAAGACACTAATTTTATAA
- a CDS encoding ring-cleaving dioxygenase yields MNGIKGMHHVTAITSSAEKNYEFFTYVLGMRLVKKTVNQDDIKTYHLFFADDEGNAGTDMTFFDFPGIPKGSHGTNEIFKTSFRVPSDEALEYWEKRFDRLEVKHKGIKEQFGTKTLSFVDFDDQNYQLISDENNEGVAAGTPWKNGPIPLEYAITGLGPIFVRIAEFDYFKEMMEKVLLFKEIDQEGSFHLFEVGEGGNGARVIVEYNPVLPMARQGYGTVHHSAFRVEDRSVLEEWIERMNGFGFRTSGYVNRHFFESLYVNVAPQILFEFATDGPGFMGDEPYETLGEKLSLPPMLEPKREQIEQMVRPIDTVRSTIEFEKEYN; encoded by the coding sequence ATGAATGGAATAAAAGGAATGCACCATGTTACTGCCATTACGAGCAGTGCGGAGAAAAATTATGAGTTTTTCACTTATGTATTAGGAATGCGTCTGGTCAAGAAAACGGTGAACCAAGATGATATTAAAACGTATCACCTGTTTTTTGCTGATGATGAGGGAAATGCAGGTACAGATATGACGTTTTTTGATTTTCCGGGAATCCCGAAAGGAAGTCATGGAACGAATGAGATTTTCAAAACATCATTCCGCGTACCGAGCGATGAAGCGCTGGAATATTGGGAGAAACGATTTGATCGGCTGGAAGTGAAGCATAAAGGGATTAAAGAACAGTTTGGTACGAAGACACTTTCCTTTGTTGACTTTGATGATCAGAATTATCAGCTTATTTCAGATGAAAATAATGAAGGGGTTGCTGCCGGTACGCCTTGGAAGAACGGTCCGATACCACTGGAATACGCCATTACCGGACTTGGTCCAATTTTCGTCCGAATAGCCGAATTTGATTATTTTAAGGAAATGATGGAAAAAGTGCTGTTATTTAAGGAAATTGATCAGGAAGGCTCCTTCCATTTATTTGAAGTAGGGGAAGGCGGCAATGGTGCACGGGTTATCGTGGAATATAATCCGGTACTGCCAATGGCACGGCAAGGCTATGGAACAGTACACCATTCAGCATTTCGCGTAGAGGACCGGTCCGTTCTGGAGGAATGGATTGAGCGCATGAACGGTTTTGGTTTCCGCACGTCCGGCTATGTAAACCGCCATTTCTTTGAGTCGCTGTATGTAAATGTTGCACCGCAAATATTGTTTGAATTTGCAACAGATGGCCCTGGTTTTATGGGTGATGAGCCATATGAAACTCTTGGCGAAAAATTATCGCTGCCGCCGATGCTGGAACCAAAGCGTGAACAAATTGAGCAGATGGTACGGCCAATTGATACAGTTAGAAGCACCATCGAATTTGAAAAAGAATATAATTAA
- a CDS encoding ABC transporter permease, with translation MRNGLFTGTASIMKLLFRQQRTKILLWLTAFTVIILATALAYPDVYPNEQARTSFAMTMNNPLMEAMVGPGYETNEYLTTITTLFAQETLLFTAIIVAVMNILLIGRSTRADEEDGLMEYVQSLPVGRLTYLTAAMIVTITVNIMLAVLLGIGLYMTDVEGADLESSLLYGAVLGAAGLVFAAVTSLMAQLTETSRGTTMFSFAVLIAAYLVRAAGDVSNHTLSFFSSLGWTVRTDVFMSNNWWPVWVSLLTVIVIFSAAFYLNAIRDLGSGFIPQKPGRKHAPALLTTTFGFAWNQQRVNIISWMVILFIFSASFGYILDDLETYFADVPFMEQLLDKGSNLTQQFISILIAIMSLISAVPPVMTIMAIKNEETKDRVENFYSRAVSRIRLLGSYLLLAIFVSIMMQGLIGIGLWSASTAVMDQPLDFSNTIKSAFVYLAAIWCLLGLTVFLIGFIPKVSGFVWLYLAYGFIIVYLGDILDLPDWVNHMSVFEFVPELPAADMNMTHIFIMIGSACFLTVAGFLGYKKRDIRG, from the coding sequence TTGCGTAACGGTTTATTCACAGGAACTGCCAGCATAATGAAACTTCTTTTTCGGCAACAGCGGACTAAAATACTGCTTTGGCTTACGGCGTTTACTGTCATCATTTTGGCGACTGCTTTAGCCTATCCTGACGTTTACCCCAACGAACAGGCGAGAACATCATTCGCAATGACCATGAATAATCCGTTGATGGAAGCAATGGTTGGTCCGGGGTATGAAACGAACGAATACTTAACAACTATTACTACACTTTTTGCGCAGGAAACGCTGCTTTTCACAGCAATTATTGTGGCGGTTATGAACATCCTGCTGATTGGCAGAAGCACCCGGGCAGATGAAGAAGACGGGCTGATGGAATATGTACAATCACTTCCAGTGGGTCGGCTGACATACTTAACCGCCGCGATGATTGTTACTATAACTGTAAATATTATGCTGGCAGTCTTACTCGGAATCGGACTTTATATGACTGATGTGGAAGGAGCGGATCTGGAAAGTTCATTATTATACGGTGCTGTTCTTGGGGCGGCCGGTTTGGTTTTCGCAGCTGTTACGTCACTAATGGCACAACTTACAGAGACATCAAGGGGCACAACAATGTTTTCATTTGCCGTTTTAATAGCAGCATATCTTGTTCGCGCAGCCGGTGATGTCAGCAATCATACACTATCATTCTTTTCATCGCTGGGCTGGACTGTCAGAACAGACGTATTTATGAGCAATAATTGGTGGCCGGTATGGGTTTCATTGCTTACCGTTATTGTCATTTTCTCAGCTGCCTTTTATTTGAATGCAATCCGTGATCTGGGATCAGGATTCATCCCGCAAAAGCCCGGCCGGAAACACGCACCAGCTTTATTAACAACAACTTTTGGCTTTGCATGGAATCAACAGCGGGTCAACATAATTTCTTGGATGGTTATTTTATTCATTTTCAGTGCATCATTCGGTTATATTTTAGATGATCTGGAGACTTATTTTGCTGATGTTCCGTTCATGGAACAGCTTCTTGATAAAGGCTCCAACCTAACACAACAGTTTATTTCCATTTTAATTGCCATCATGTCATTAATCAGTGCTGTGCCACCAGTCATGACCATTATGGCAATAAAAAATGAAGAAACAAAAGATCGGGTGGAAAATTTTTATAGCCGTGCCGTTTCCCGAATCCGTCTATTGGGAAGTTATTTACTTTTAGCCATATTCGTAAGCATTATGATGCAAGGATTGATTGGCATCGGTTTATGGTCCGCAAGTACGGCTGTAATGGATCAGCCGCTGGATTTCAGCAATACCATAAAGTCCGCTTTCGTTTACCTTGCTGCTATCTGGTGTTTGCTGGGATTAACGGTTTTTCTGATTGGCTTCATCCCAAAGGTAAGCGGATTCGTTTGGCTTTATCTCGCATACGGATTTATTATCGTTTACCTTGGAGATATACTCGACCTTCCGGATTGGGTGAACCACATGTCCGTATTTGAGTTTGTTCCGGAACTGCCTGCAGCAGATATGAATATGACGCACATATTCATAATGATCGGGAGCGCTTGTTTCTTAACAGTTGCAGGATTCCTTGGTTACAAGAAGCGGGATATTCGGGGGTAA
- a CDS encoding GNAT family N-acetyltransferase — MMDIRSFDENDPMLDEMLKLNCAVFTGFDYTSVDLEQFRSTLHKHMTYPGFVGVKAMNGDAELIGFAYGYESRPEQFYRGKLEDQLSAEQTKFWLSDCFEFVELAVAASARNRGVGSKLHDALLGQALNTTSVLTTNVDNTPAIRLYKKKGWEVIGYDAPVLSDDNLQLIMAKKCR, encoded by the coding sequence ATGATGGACATAAGGTCCTTTGATGAAAATGATCCAATGCTTGATGAAATGCTAAAACTGAATTGTGCTGTTTTCACAGGATTTGATTATACGTCTGTTGACCTTGAACAATTCAGGAGCACGTTACATAAGCATATGACATACCCTGGGTTTGTTGGGGTGAAAGCAATGAATGGCGATGCAGAATTGATTGGTTTTGCTTATGGATATGAAAGCAGGCCGGAGCAATTTTATCGAGGAAAATTGGAAGATCAGTTATCTGCAGAACAAACGAAATTCTGGTTATCGGATTGTTTTGAGTTTGTTGAGCTGGCTGTCGCTGCATCAGCAAGAAATAGAGGCGTTGGGAGCAAGCTTCATGATGCGCTGCTTGGACAGGCATTAAACACGACGTCGGTATTGACGACCAATGTCGACAATACTCCCGCCATTAGGCTGTATAAGAAGAAAGGTTGGGAAGTCATCGGATATGATGCTCCTGTGCTGTCAGATGATAATTTGCAGCTGATTATGGCAAAAAAATGCAGATAA